The DNA region CGAGCAACAAGTAGATCCTGAAGCGAGTGGCAAGAGCAAGTGTGATCATCCGATCCTCTGTTGTTGGCTCGAGTTAAGAACAGATGAAAGCATGCCTACGCTCATCAAAAATCACCGAGTTAAATGTGCGGGTTGGCGCCGCGAAGCGCCTCGGCCAGAAAAATCGACCTTACTTATCATCCATCGCTTGGAATGTCAAATGTTTGGAATTTCCGGGCTTCTCGCCGGTCGCGCGGCGAAAAAACTGGACAGAATCGGACCTTTTCCGTATATTGCCGGACCATGAATTTTCTAAACGAACACGCTCGCGCCGTGCACACAGCGCCGATCCTGCTGGCGATGATCGAATCGCCCGCCAAGTTCAGTGAACTTTTCGAACAATACCGGGCTCAGGACGGGTTGATCGACGGCAAATTCCTCGACCAATTGCCGCTCGCCCGGCAGGTCTGGCAACGGCTGGCGGAATCCGAGACCGTTGCCGCGATCTTGGCATTGCCCCTCGCGTTCCGCGAAGCGATCTTTTTCGGCTTGCGCCGCGACGGCCGCGCTGATCTGCTGGCGGCCTGCCTGGAAAACACCGCGGATAAAGCGCTCATCAAGCAGTTGAAACGGGTGCTCTACGAAATGAAACAAGAGGGGCATGAAATCGCCGAACGGCGTAAGAAAGCGCCCTTGTTTCGCAAAAACGCCGAGACTCCCCCCAACGAGGAAATTCCCTGCTACGTTTCCGTGGTGGACGGGCGCAACGAGCGGATTCTCGTTCTGAACGAAACGGTTCGCGCTGGCGTGCGGACGCTGCAGGTTTACGACCGCGAGGGCCGGGCGATCGTCCATTTCTTCTCGGAAGAAACCAGCCGAAAAAAAGTGCGGGCTTTCATCAACGATTTGCAACAACTGCGCCAGGTGCCGCTGTTCGAGATCCCCCTCGCCTACGCACAGTACCTATTGCAAAAGTTGAATCGTCGCGCCGAACGCGCCGGCACCGCTTTTCCCGCCGGATACGTCTCCGCGATTTCGCGCCTGAAACTGCCGGAGGTTGCCGAACGTCACCCCTACCGTGAACTGGTGGACGGCCAGGCCGTGATGGAAAAGTTGACCGCCCTGCAAAGCAGCGGCGAACTTCATCGCGAACCGGAGTTCGCCTATTGGGTCTGCGACCGCGAAGCGCTGCTGGCCTTCCAGACGGCGCTTCAGGATTTGGAGACGGGACTGCTGACACTTTCGGAAGAGCAAAAAATGGAGCAGATCGAAATCCGCCTCAGGCGGACGATCGATCAATTTTTCACGCCGGATCGACGGGAAATCTACGCGGATCGGTTGCGCGACGCTGCCTATCAATTGGCCCGGCGTGACGCCCCGGGACAAGCCGTGACCGCCGCGGCGCTGGCGCTCCACCTTGAGGCGCCGGACAACCCTCCCGGCGAGGTGCCCTTCTTTCGGTTCATGCTGCTGAAATTGCTTCCCTTGAATCCAAGCGGCGCGAAACCGCCGGAGCCGGAAAACAAAAGCGGCTTGATTCTCTAACCCTTCGCGGAACCGGCCTCGATTTAATAGCCGTTTTGTCGGATCCACGCACGGAAGATGCCCAGCAGTTTGCGGCTGATCGGTCCCGGCTGCCCGTCGGCGATCGGGCGGCCGTTGATACGGATCACCGGCAACACCTCGGCCGTGGTGCCCGAGAGAAACACTTCGTCGGCGGTCATCATTTCCTGTTCGGTCGCCGCGCGCTCTTCGACCGTCCAGCCGGCCCCGCGAATCAAGTCGATCAAGCAATTGCGGGTCACGCCGGACAGGATGTGTTCGTTCGCCGGATGGGTAAGGAAAACGCCGTGGCGGATGACGAAAACGTTGGCCGCCGTCGCTTCGCGCACCAGACCGTCGGCAGCGATGAAAATCGCATCGTGGCAACCGGCGTCGAGCGCGGCCTGCTTCGCCAGGCAATTCGGCAATAGATTAATGGTTTTGATGTCCACTCGTCCCCAACGAAGATCCGGCTGCGTGAGACAGACGATTCCGGCGTCGAACAACGCCGGATCCATTTCCGGAAAAGCGCGGACCGTGATGATGAGGTTCGGCTTGATCTGCGGCACGGGAAACGCGTGATTGCGCGGAGCCTCGCCGCGTGTGATTTGCAGGTAGACCTTGGCGCGCGGCATGGCGGCCGCCTGAAAAACCTGCCGGATCAGCCGGACGACTTCATCGACATCGACGTAGGACATCCGCACGTACGCCAGGCTGCGCCGCAGTCGTGCGATGTGTTCGTCGAACAAAAATAGCTTGTCGTGATAGCTGACGATGACTTCGTAAACGCCGTCGCCAAGCACCAGGCCGCGATCGTGAATCGAAACGCAAGCCTGATCGATCGGGGTGATTTTACCGTTGACGGATGCCAATTCAGGCATTGTTTTTCCTTTCAAGTGCTTATTAATCAAACAGTTGCGAATATATTATTAATAATCAGCATTAATATTTACGCCAAATAGGATGAAATTGCAAATAAATCTTAATTAAATGATTATACAATCTTCGTCCCGGCGGTTTATGGGTTGCATCGATACGACAACCGCATCGGGTTGCAAGTTCCCGAGTATTTTACCGTTACGACCGGAAACGATCGGCGCTTCTTTATACAATTCTCGGGAGAAAATGCAATGACGATTGACAGGTCTTCTTTTCTTCAGTGAAGATACGCCCTCTGATTTCAACCGCCGTATTTCACGGCTTTAAGAGGGAGTTCACATGCACCAACGCACATCGCTGTTCCTCCTGTTTACCTTGCTTTTATCGGCGACCTTCGGCATGGCCGCGCTTTGTTCGTCCGATGACGATGATGATAACGATGACAGTGGCGACGACGACACTGCGGATGACGACCTCGTCGACGACGACAACGGCGACGACGACACTGCGGATGACGATGCGGCTGATGATGACGCGGCGGATGACGACGCCGCCGACGATGATGCAGCTGACGACGATGCCGCCGACGACGACAGCGGCGATGATGACGATGACGACGACGACAACGATGATGATAACGACGATAACGACACCACGCCCCAGATGGGCTACGACGTCGGCGATAAAATGCCGGATTTTACACTGCTCGATCAGAAGGGCGACGAAGTTTCGCTGTACGATTACGCCGGCAAGGTCATTCTTCTGGATACCTCGGCCATGTGGTGCGGCCCCTGTCAGCAGGACACTCCCAAGCTGGAAACCGATTACTACCAGGTCTACAAGGATCAGGGTGACGGTTTCATGGTGCTGCAATTGATTCTGGCCAATTACAACGACAATCCGCCGACCCAGGCCGAATTGCTTGCCTGGGCGACCCTGTACGGCCTGACTTTCCCGGTGCTGGATGACAGCAGTTGGGACGTGACCTACCCATTGCACGGCGGATCGATTTCGATTCCGGCTTATGCCCTGCTCGATCAGGAGGGCGTCATTCGGAAAAAGGAGGGATATCTGGTCTCCTATGACTCATTGATCGAAAGTTTGCTCGGTATCGACTGACAGAGCGGTGACCCCCATCAGATGAACAAGCATGGGGTCGGCCTACGCCGGCCCCAGACTGCTGACATTTCTTTTTCATCACCGTTTCGACAACGGGAGCTGCCTTCCGGGCGGATGCCATTGACTTTCTCCCATCTGCGCCGAAAATAATTATCGATTTGCCGGTTCGGAAAAAAATGAGGCCGAGCAATGCAACCTTTCTCGGGAAGAAAATCAACTACCCCTTTACCGCAAAAGGAGCGCCCATGAAGCAGCGAGGGAGATGGTTAATCTACCTGTTGCTCGTCTTTTTCGTGGGTGTCGGATTGGTCGCCGCCTGCACTTCCGATGATGACGACGACGACAACGACACCTCCGCGGACGACGACAACGACGACTCTACCCCACCCGTCGACGACGATTCCGGGGATGACGACTCCGGCGACGACGACGACGATTCCGGCGATGACGACTCCGGCGACGATGACGACGATTCCGGAGACGACGATTCCGGCGATGATGACGATGACAACGACGACAACGATGACAATGACGATAATGACGACAACGACGACAACGACGACAACGATACGACGCCTCAGACGGGCTACAACGTCGGCAACAAGATGCCGGACTTCACGTTGCTCAACCAGAAAGGCGAATACGTCTCCTTGTACGACTTCGAGGGAAAGGTGATTCTGCTGGACACTTCGGCCATGTGGTGAAGTTCCTGCCAAGCGGACACTCCCGTGTTGGAGTCGCAGTATTATCAAGTTTACAAGGATCAGGGCGACGGCTTCGTGGTGTTGCAGTTGATCATCGAAAACTGGGCCGGAAATCCGCCGAGCCAGTCCGATTTGATGACCTGGGCCACGAATTACGGTGTGACCTTCCCGGTGCTCGACGATCACAATTGGACGGTCACCTACCCCTTGTTCGGCGGGTCCATTTCCATTCCGGCCTACGCTTTGCTGGACCAGAGCCTCGTCATTCAAAAGAAAAACGGCTTTCTTTCTTCCTACACCGCGCTGATCGAAAACTTGCTGGGCATCGACTGACCCGCATCGATCAGCGAATGAATATCAACAAGGCCGGCCACCGCCGGCCTTGTTTTTAGGGCGTGACGGCCATTGACTTTTTCCTGTTCTCCCACCGAAAATGCTTTCTGGTTTGCGGTAGTAGTTGAAAAATATCAATCGACGAGATGCGATACAAAATTATACAGAAACGGAAGACCAACCACCCAATCACCACCAAAAGGAGCGCGCATGAATCATCGAGGGAGATTGCTACTCTACCTGCTGTTTGCCATGCTCGCGGCCGCCGTTCTGTCGGCCTCTTGCCAAAGCGGCGATGACGACGACGACAACGACGACAATGACAACGACACCGGCGATGACGACGTCGTCGACGACGATTCCGGGGACGACGACAGCGGTGACGACGACACCGGCGATGACGACAGCGGCGACGACGATTCCGGCGATGATGACAGCGGCGACGACGATTCCGGCGATGATGACAGCGGTGACGACGACGATGACGATGATGACGACAACGATGACAATGACGACAACGACGACAACGATACCACGCCGCAGATGGGTTATGACGTCGGTGACCAGATGCCCGATTTCACGCTGACCTCTTCCACCGGAAGTTCGGTCAGCCTTTACGCTTACGAGGGAAAGGTGATTCTGCTGGACTCCTCGGCCATGTGGTGACCGGGCTGTCGCTCGGACACTCCCGTGTTGGAGTCGCAGTTTTACCAAGCGTACAAAGATCAAGGTGACGGTTTCATGGTGCTGCAGTTGATCGCGGAAAATCTGAACAGCCAAACGCCCTCGGTGGCGCAGCTCTCGCATTGGGTCAGTCTGTACAATTTGACCTTCCCCGTGCTCGCCGATCCGAACTGGAGCGTCGGCAACCCGGTCGGCAACGGTTACATCCCGTTCTACTGGGTGGTCGATCAGAATCTGATCATCCGGCAGAAGGGCAACAACCTGTCGTCCTTCCATTCGATCATTCAAACCCTGCTCGGCAGCAAGCATTAACCGCGATTGGGTAGGATTCGACCGGCGTCGGGCTGCGGGCCCGCCGCTTTTTTTTAACGGTTCCGCCAGCGGTTGAAGAACGTCAGAAGACGCCAGCCGCGGCTGCGCCGGATGCTTTCCAACTCGGCTTCCTGGGCGACCACCTTTTGCCGGACGGTCAGCAATTCGCGATATTGACGGGACAGTTCGCGGGACAATTCGGGGTGGCGCTTCTCGACGACAAAGTCATTGAGCACCAGGCAATCCATTTCGGATTTCAGGAAACAGGCGATGGCGTCTTGCGGCGTTTCGACGAT from Myxococcales bacterium includes:
- a CDS encoding D-amino acid aminotransferase codes for the protein MPELASVNGKITPIDQACVSIHDRGLVLGDGVYEVIVSYHDKLFLFDEHIARLRRSLAYVRMSYVDVDEVVRLIRQVFQAAAMPRAKVYLQITRGEAPRNHAFPVPQIKPNLIITVRAFPEMDPALFDAGIVCLTQPDLRWGRVDIKTINLLPNCLAKQAALDAGCHDAIFIAADGLVREATAANVFVIRHGVFLTHPANEHILSGVTRNCLIDLIRGAGWTVEERAATEQEMMTADEVFLSGTTAEVLPVIRINGRPIADGQPGPISRKLLGIFRAWIRQNGY
- a CDS encoding redoxin domain-containing protein; the encoded protein is MKQRGRWLIYLLLVFFVGVGLVAACTSDDDDDDNDTSADDDNDDSTPPVDDDSGDDDSGDDDDDSGDDDSGDDDDDSGDDDSGDDDDDNDDNDDNDDNDDNDDNDDNDTTPQTGYNVGNKMPDFTLLNQKGEYVSLYDFEGKVILLDTSAMW
- a CDS encoding TlpA family protein disulfide reductase → MHQRTSLFLLFTLLLSATFGMAALCSSDDDDDNDDSGDDDTADDDLVDDDNGDDDTADDDAADDDAADDDAADDDAADDDAADDDSGDDDDDDDDNDDDNDDNDTTPQMGYDVGDKMPDFTLLDQKGDEVSLYDYAGKVILLDTSAMWCGPCQQDTPKLETDYYQVYKDQGDGFMVLQLILANYNDNPPTQAELLAWATLYGLTFPVLDDSSWDVTYPLHGGSISIPAYALLDQEGVIRKKEGYLVSYDSLIESLLGID
- a CDS encoding peroxiredoxin family protein, which gives rise to MVLQLIAENLNSQTPSVAQLSHWVSLYNLTFPVLADPNWSVGNPVGNGYIPFYWVVDQNLIIRQKGNNLSSFHSIIQTLLGSKH